The segment CCACGTCGCGGATATAGCCGGCCGCGTGCGCATAGCGCAGATCCTTGCCGAGTAGAAAGCCGCTTTCCGCCGTCTGCACGGTGAAGGCGAAAAGACCGCCGGAACGCAGCACCCGAAAAGCGGCGGCGAAGAGCGGCGCAAGATCGGCGATATAGATAAGAACATCGCCGGCGAGGAGCAGATCGGCACTCGCCGCCGCTTCGTCAGCGAGAAAACGCTCGAGGCTGCCGACGGCAAGATGGTCATAGATCCCCTTCGCCTTTGCGCGCGCGATCATCCGCGGCGCAAGATCGACACCAGCGAGGTGCTGCACGCGGGCGCGGAAAATCTCGCCGCAAAGCCCGGTGCCGCAGCCGAGGTCGATCGCCCGCGCGAACCGCGTTCGGCCAAGACCGGCAATCGCATCAGCCATAAGCCGCGGCCCGCGATAGGCGAGGCGACCGACGAGATGCGACTCGAACCGATCCGCATAGCCGTCGAAGAGGCGCTTCACATAGGCCTCAGGCGCAGGCGCCGGCGGCATAACGCCGAGCTGGGCGAGCTTGAGGCTTGCGCCCAGCGCATCTTCCGGCGCCGCCGCCAAAGCGCGCCCGAAAGCGGCGCGTGCTTTTTCTTGCCAGCCGAGCGCAAGGCAGGCTTCGCCAAGCGCGAACCAGGCCGCCGGCCAATGCGGCGCAAGCTCCAATGTCTGGGTCAGAAGATCATGCGCTGCGCGGGCATCGTCACCGGCCATGTAATCGGCGGCGTGCGCGAAGCGGCGGTCGGCGATGACATCGCCCGACGACAGAAACACGGGTTGGGAGCGCGCCGGTTCGTCGTGCATCTCAACACCGTTGAATAACCTTAACTTGTCTCGCGGCATCGCGGAGTTAGCAGATAAACTGATTGTGATTCAAGCGATCAACCCTTTGCCAAAAATACATATTCGTCTGGGCCAAATGAGGGTGCGAGGCTGGACGAAATGACATGTTCATCTTGAGTTCAACTGAACGCCTCCCTAATTCCACTCGCGATGGGAGATCCCCGGAAGGCTGGCCGTACGCAATTTATGCGGCGGCGGCCGGGAACCGGGAACTGCCCGGATGATTTGGGAATTTGCATCTTAGGGTCCGGCACCCATATCGCCGGCCTTGGATCAGAGGAGTAAAGCAGATGTCGCCGTTCATGAGAAAGCTTGTCACTGGCGGCTTGATCGCCACGACATTGAGCCTTGGCGTCGTTTCATCCTCAACGCCGGCCGCGGCCTTCCACGGCGGCGGTGGATGGCACGGCGGTGGCGGCGGATGGCATGGTGGCGGCTGGCGCGGCGGCGGCTGGCGCGGTGGTGGCTGGCGCGGCGGCTATTACGGCGGCGGCTGGGGCTGGGGCGCCGCGGGTCTGCTTGGCGGTCTCGCCGTCGGCAGCGCGCTGGCCTATCCCTATTATGGATACGGCTATGGCTACCCGTATCCGTATTACGGCTACCCCTACGGCTATTATCGCCGGCCCTATTACGGCTACCCCTACTAAAAATTGTCCCGGCGGCCTGAACCCGCCCACGCTTAAGATCAGCAAGCCGCGCCCGCGGCTTGCTGCGCCCCACGGACGCCTTTTCGACATTCCCCTCGAATTCTTCGCCCTGCGATGCAACCCACCGGCGCCGGGGGGATTGGCTCCCTGTGCGCTAGCGCACCGACCCCGGGTCCTGCCGCCCTATTGTTCAGGTGCGGCGTGAGGTTGAGTGGAGGGGCAGACTATGCAGTCGTCTCGGCAAATCCTCGATAGTAGCGTTATTCGGTCATTGGTTGTCGGTTTGGGTTTGTCGTGCTTGGCGGCAGCGCTGGTGTTTGGCTCGCCGATCTTCGGTTCGCCCATGCGCGGCGACCTCGGCTATCACAGCCTCCCCGTCGACAAGACGTCTTACGCGCCCCTGGCTCAGGGCGCCGCGGTGGCGCTGACGCGCAACCGCGACGACGAATGCGTGCAGGCGACGAAGGTGGTCACGGCCGCACAAGGCCCCTACGGCGGCCTTTACGTCCCGCGCGAGATGGCCTGCGAATAAAGTTTTCGCTCTGTTCCCTGCAGCGGCCGACACCTATCTTCAGGTGATGGCCGCCTCCGATATTCTGACGCTGAAACCCGCCGGGCTCTATTGCGCGGCGGGTGATTTTTTTATCGACCCGCTGCGCTCCGTCCCGCGCGCGCTGATTACCCACGCCCATTCCGACCACGCACGCCCCGGCCACGGCCAGGTGCTCGCCACGGCAGAAACTCTCGCCGTCATGGCCATCCGCTATGGCGAGAATTTCGCCGGCGCGGCCCAGACCGTGCGTTATGGCGAAACGCTGGGCATCGGCGGCGTCGACGTCGGCTTTTTCCCCGCCGGCCATGTGCTCGGCTCCGCCCAGATCCGGCTTGCGCAGGGCGGCACAAGAATCGTCGTCTCGGGCGATTACAAGCGCGAAGCCGACCCGACCTGCGCCGCCTTCGAACCGCTGATCTGTGACACCTTTATCAGCGAGGCCACATTCGGCCTGCCCGTCTTCCGCCACGCCAATGCCGCGGGCGAGATCGACAAGCTGCTCGCCTCGCAAAAGCTGTTTCCGGAGCGCACGCATCTCGTGGGCGCCTATCCGCTCGGCAAGGCGCAGCGCATCATCGCGCTGCTGCGGCAGGCCGGTTACGATCGGCCGATCTATATTCACGGCGCGCTCGAAAAGATCACCGCCTATTACCAAGAGGCCGGCATCACGCTCGGCGATGTGCGCCTCGCCGCGGGCGCGGGCGCGCTGCCCGGCGAAATCGTCCTTTGTCCGCCAAGCGCCGTCAACGATCTCTGGAGCCGCAAATTCGCCGAGCCGCGCGCCGCCTTCGCTTCCGGCTGGATGCGTGTGCGCGCCCACGCCCGCCAGCGCGGCATCGAGCTGCCGCTCGTCATTTCCGATCACGCCGACTGGGACGGGCTTTGCGTCACGGTCGACGAGACGCAATGCAGCACGCTGCTTGTCACCCACGGCGAGCCCGAGGCGCTGGTGCATTGCTTCCGCCAGCGCGGGCTAGAAGCCGCGCCGCTGCACATTCTCGGCTATGGCGACGAAGAGGCGGAGACGCCCCTCGAGACCGACACGTGAACCGCTTCGCCACGCTTCTCGACAGTCTCGCCTACGAGCCCTCGCGGCTTGGCAAATTGCGGCTGATGACCGATTATTTTCGCACGGTCGTCGATCCCGACCGCGGCTTCGCGCTCGCCGCCCTGACCGGCGCGCTGAGTTTCCGGCACGCCAAGCCGGCGCTGATCCGCACGCTCATTTATGAGCGGGTCGATCCGGTGCTCTTCGATCTTTCCTATGATTTCGTCGGCGATCTCTCCGAAACCGTCGCGCTGCTCTGGCCCAGCGACCGCGTCACATCTGGCGCCCACGCGTTGCGGTTGGGCGAGGTGATCGCGACGCTTGAAGCGGCGAGCAAACTCGAACTGCCCGGCGTTCTTTCGCGTCTGCTCGACGGGCTCGATGAAACAGGCCGCTGGGCGCTTTTGAAACTCATCACCGGCGCCCTGCGCGTCGGGGTCTCGGCACGGCTCGCCAAACAAGCAGTAGCCGAACTCGGCGGCCACGACGCCAATGCCATCGAAGATCTTTGGCACGGGCTGGCACCACCCTATCTCGACCTCTTCGCCTGGCTGGAAGGGCGCGAGCCACGCCCGAAGCCAGATGACCCCGCCCCGTTCTGTCCGGCGATGCTGGCGCATCCCGTAACGGAAGAGGAATTGGCGGTGCTTGCGCCGGCCGATTTCAGCGCCGAATGGAAATGGGATGGCATTCGCGTCCAGGCGGCCGTCGGGACCGGCGAAAGCGGAAAAATCATCCGGCTCTATTCGCGCACCGGAGAAGATATTTTCGCCGCGTTTCCCGATCTCATCGAAACGCTGGCGCGCGCGCCGCGCGGCCAATTCTCGCTCGATGGCGAATTGCTGATCTTGCGCGCGGGCCGTGTGCAATCTTTCGGTGTTCTGCAACAGAGACTCAATCGCAAACAGGTGACGGCGGCGCTGCTCACCGATTTTCCAGCCCATATCCGCGCCTATGATCTGCTGGGCCTCGATGGCGAAGATCTTCGGGCCCTGCCCTTTGTCGAGCGGCGGCGCAGGCTCGAGGATTTTGTTGCGGAGGCACGCCTCGAGCGTCTCGATCTCTCGCCGCAAATCGCTTTCGGCACCTGGGATTTTCTCGCTGCAGCGCGGCGCGACCCTGTGGCGGGCGGCGCTGACGCCGATGCTGCCGCGATCGAAGGCGTGATGCTGAAGCGTCTGGATTCAATCTACGTTCCGGGACGGCCCAAGGGCCTCTGGTATAAGTGGAAGCGCGATCCTTTCGCTGTCGACGCCGTGCTCATGTATGCGCAGCGCGGCCACGGCAAACGCTCGTCTTTTTATTCCGATTTTACGTTTGGCCTGTGGCGTGCGGGATCGGACGGCGACGAGATCGTCCCTGTCGGAAAAGCCTATTTCGGCTTCACCGATGACGAGTTGCGTCTACTCGACCGCTATGTGCGCAATCACACAACCAATCGCTTCGGCCCGGTGCGCGAGGTGGCCTATGGGCACGACGAAGGTCTGGTGCTGGAGATCGCGTTTGATGGCGTGAACCACTCTAGCCGACACAAGTCAGGCGTCGCGATGCGCTTTCCCCGCGTTAATCGCATCCGCTGGGACAAACCGGCACGGGAAGCGGACAGGCTCGAGACGCTTGAGAGGCTGATCGCCGACTAAGCATATGACGCCTCCTCCCGCCTATGCGGCAAATGGCCTGTCACATGACTCTATGCCAAGAAAACGAAAGACTGTCTCCCGCTGCTAACGCAGCGTTTGCCCGCGCGGCGGCTTTTCGCCTTATCCGCCTTTTGCGACGCGTCGCGGTTGCGATGTTCAACCGTTCAAGGCGCATTTTGAGACCGCCAATCAAGTGCTATTCGATTCAATGTTTTAAGGGCAAAGCGCCGAAGACGGCCAGGAATCGCCCGTGGCGCGGCGATACATCCGCGTTTTTTCGCGGCCCGCGCTCATTAAATTGAGCCTCTGTGTCCCACGCCGGTCTCGCCTTCATAGAT is part of the Methylovirgula ligni genome and harbors:
- a CDS encoding class I SAM-dependent DNA methyltransferase, with amino-acid sequence MHDEPARSQPVFLSSGDVIADRRFAHAADYMAGDDARAAHDLLTQTLELAPHWPAAWFALGEACLALGWQEKARAAFGRALAAAPEDALGASLKLAQLGVMPPAPAPEAYVKRLFDGYADRFESHLVGRLAYRGPRLMADAIAGLGRTRFARAIDLGCGTGLCGEIFRARVQHLAGVDLAPRMIARAKAKGIYDHLAVGSLERFLADEAAASADLLLAGDVLIYIADLAPLFAAAFRVLRSGGLFAFTVQTAESGFLLGKDLRYAHAAGYIRDVAANAGFTLRVLENAAARQEAGSDVPGLVAVLEK
- a CDS encoding ligase-associated DNA damage response exonuclease; the protein is MAASDILTLKPAGLYCAAGDFFIDPLRSVPRALITHAHSDHARPGHGQVLATAETLAVMAIRYGENFAGAAQTVRYGETLGIGGVDVGFFPAGHVLGSAQIRLAQGGTRIVVSGDYKREADPTCAAFEPLICDTFISEATFGLPVFRHANAAGEIDKLLASQKLFPERTHLVGAYPLGKAQRIIALLRQAGYDRPIYIHGALEKITAYYQEAGITLGDVRLAAGAGALPGEIVLCPPSAVNDLWSRKFAEPRAAFASGWMRVRAHARQRGIELPLVISDHADWDGLCVTVDETQCSTLLVTHGEPEALVHCFRQRGLEAAPLHILGYGDEEAETPLETDT
- a CDS encoding cisplatin damage response ATP-dependent DNA ligase, yielding MNRFATLLDSLAYEPSRLGKLRLMTDYFRTVVDPDRGFALAALTGALSFRHAKPALIRTLIYERVDPVLFDLSYDFVGDLSETVALLWPSDRVTSGAHALRLGEVIATLEAASKLELPGVLSRLLDGLDETGRWALLKLITGALRVGVSARLAKQAVAELGGHDANAIEDLWHGLAPPYLDLFAWLEGREPRPKPDDPAPFCPAMLAHPVTEEELAVLAPADFSAEWKWDGIRVQAAVGTGESGKIIRLYSRTGEDIFAAFPDLIETLARAPRGQFSLDGELLILRAGRVQSFGVLQQRLNRKQVTAALLTDFPAHIRAYDLLGLDGEDLRALPFVERRRRLEDFVAEARLERLDLSPQIAFGTWDFLAAARRDPVAGGADADAAAIEGVMLKRLDSIYVPGRPKGLWYKWKRDPFAVDAVLMYAQRGHGKRSSFYSDFTFGLWRAGSDGDEIVPVGKAYFGFTDDELRLLDRYVRNHTTNRFGPVREVAYGHDEGLVLEIAFDGVNHSSRHKSGVAMRFPRVNRIRWDKPAREADRLETLERLIAD